A region from the Geobacter benzoatilyticus genome encodes:
- the yaaA gene encoding S4 domain-containing protein YaaA — MKIETEYIKLDSFLKAENIVASGGEAKIIIAEGEVRVNGEVETRRGRKLRPGDRVEAGGETLVVE, encoded by the coding sequence ATGAAGATAGAAACCGAATACATAAAGCTCGACAGTTTTCTGAAGGCGGAGAACATCGTTGCCTCCGGCGGCGAGGCGAAAATCATAATCGCCGAGGGGGAGGTCCGGGTGAATGGCGAGGTGGAAACGCGGCGCGGCAGGAAACTGCGGCCCGGTGACCGGGTCGAGGCGGGCGGTGAAACGCTCGTGGTCGAATGA